Proteins from a genomic interval of Gordonia sp. SL306:
- a CDS encoding anti-sigma-D factor RsdA, which yields MNDKHDPAEPGWDLTQPIDMTSVHVDDEFIDALSQDLPVPTHDDTEYQLAELLSGWRHETLTAPLPELPTVDEVEAAIAATERARRGRGVIRHLRVASGAAAIVVIAGAGLTVLAEGSSPGDPLWGVKRVVFSEAASQTQASMDVQSNLEKAEAAMAAGDPEQAAELIAKAQKDLGPVRDNETLNRMKDWIERLRAQTATSGASSTSASISVSQSQRPSEGAGGPTTPPRDLRRSRVDDGSSSVTVTKPAPPPPVTSDVPTSDGGHQSPGNPEPSTPPDVRDTTPSTTATSSPVERNDGAGGQQSGFPTTTSPSS from the coding sequence ATGAACGACAAGCATGATCCTGCCGAGCCCGGTTGGGATCTGACCCAGCCCATCGACATGACGTCGGTGCATGTCGACGACGAGTTCATCGACGCGCTGTCGCAGGATCTTCCTGTCCCCACCCACGACGACACCGAGTACCAACTCGCGGAACTGCTGTCGGGCTGGCGGCACGAGACGCTCACCGCACCGCTCCCGGAACTGCCGACCGTCGACGAGGTCGAGGCGGCGATCGCCGCCACCGAGCGTGCGCGTCGCGGCCGCGGCGTCATCCGCCACCTCCGTGTCGCGTCCGGTGCGGCCGCGATCGTGGTGATCGCAGGCGCTGGGCTGACCGTCCTCGCCGAGGGATCCTCGCCCGGCGACCCGCTGTGGGGCGTCAAGCGGGTGGTGTTCTCCGAGGCGGCGAGCCAGACGCAGGCATCGATGGATGTGCAGTCGAATCTGGAGAAGGCCGAGGCCGCCATGGCCGCCGGTGATCCGGAGCAGGCGGCCGAGCTGATCGCGAAAGCGCAGAAGGACCTCGGGCCCGTACGCGACAACGAGACCCTCAACCGCATGAAGGACTGGATCGAGCGGCTCCGCGCGCAGACCGCGACGTCGGGTGCATCGTCCACCTCGGCGTCGATCTCGGTCTCGCAGAGTCAGCGACCGAGCGAGGGGGCCGGTGGGCCCACGACGCCGCCTCGTGACCTGCGCCGTTCGCGCGTCGACGACGGGTCGTCGTCCGTCACCGTCACGAAGCCCGCACCCCCTCCGCCCGTCACCTCCGATGTACCGACCAGCGATGGTGGCCACCAGAGTCCGGGGAACCCGGAACCATCGACGCCACCCGATGTCCGGGACACCACCCCGAGCACCACCGCCACGTCGTCACCGGTCGAACGGAATGACGGGGCAGGCGGGCAGCAGTCGGGTTTCCCGACCACGACATCGCCGTCGTCGTAG
- the groES gene encoding co-chaperone GroES, with the protein MASVNIKPLEDKILVQAVEAETTTASGLVIPDTAKEKPQEGTVIAVGEGRVTEQGNRVPVDVKEGDTVIYSKYGGTEIKYAGEEYLILSARDVLAVIGK; encoded by the coding sequence GTGGCGAGCGTGAACATCAAGCCGCTTGAGGACAAGATCCTGGTGCAGGCCGTGGAGGCAGAGACGACCACCGCGTCCGGTCTGGTCATCCCGGACACCGCCAAGGAGAAGCCGCAGGAAGGCACCGTCATCGCCGTCGGCGAGGGCCGGGTTACCGAACAGGGCAACCGCGTCCCGGTCGACGTCAAGGAAGGTGACACCGTCATCTACAGCAAGTACGGAGGCACCGAGATCAAGTACGCCGGCGAGGAGTACCTGATCCTCTCGGCGCGCGACGTGCTGGCCGTCATCGGCAAGTAA
- the groL gene encoding chaperonin GroEL (60 kDa chaperone family; promotes refolding of misfolded polypeptides especially under stressful conditions; forms two stacked rings of heptamers to form a barrel-shaped 14mer; ends can be capped by GroES; misfolded proteins enter the barrel where they are refolded when GroES binds), which translates to MSKQIEFDDVARRALERGINQLADTVKVTLGPRGRHVVLAKAFGGPSVTNDGVTIARDIDLEDAFENLGAQLVKSVATKTNDVAGDGTTTATVLAQAMVSAGLRNVTAGANPIALGIGIGKAADAISAELLRVATPVDGEKAIGQVATVSSRDEEVGVMVGKAMTRVGGDGVVTVEEGSGLETDLDITEGVQFDKGFLSPYFVTDADSQEAVLEDAFVLLYRDKISSLPDFLPLLEKIASEGKSVLIIAEDVEGEPLSTLVVNSIRKTIKAVAVKAPFFGDRRKAFLEDLAVVTGATVISSDIGMSLAETGLDALGSVRRVVVSKDTTTLVEGAGTKDDIAKRAEQLRREIEQSDSDWDREKLAERLAKLAGGVAVIRVGAATETALKERKHRVEDAVAAAKAAVEEGIVIGGGSAIVQAASVLDALAADLPDDEALGVRVVRDAARAPLYWIASNAGVDGAVVVAKVTESDQGLGFNAATLTYGDLLADGIIDPVKVTRSAVVNAASVARMVLTTETAITDRPEEAPAGGHGHAH; encoded by the coding sequence ATGTCCAAACAGATCGAATTCGATGATGTAGCGCGCCGCGCGCTCGAGCGCGGTATCAACCAACTGGCCGACACGGTGAAGGTCACCCTCGGCCCCCGCGGCCGGCATGTGGTGCTGGCCAAGGCGTTCGGCGGACCGAGCGTCACCAACGACGGCGTCACCATCGCCCGGGACATCGACCTCGAGGATGCCTTCGAGAACCTCGGTGCCCAGCTCGTGAAGTCGGTGGCCACCAAGACCAACGACGTTGCCGGCGACGGCACCACCACGGCGACCGTGCTCGCACAGGCGATGGTCTCGGCCGGTCTGCGCAACGTCACGGCGGGCGCCAACCCGATCGCGCTCGGCATCGGGATCGGAAAGGCCGCGGACGCGATCAGCGCCGAACTGCTCCGGGTGGCAACCCCGGTCGACGGTGAGAAGGCGATCGGCCAGGTCGCGACCGTCTCGTCACGTGACGAGGAGGTCGGCGTGATGGTCGGCAAGGCGATGACCCGGGTGGGTGGCGACGGCGTCGTCACCGTCGAGGAGGGCTCCGGTCTGGAGACCGACCTCGACATCACCGAGGGCGTCCAGTTCGACAAGGGCTTCCTGTCGCCGTACTTCGTCACGGATGCGGACAGCCAGGAGGCCGTGCTGGAGGACGCATTTGTGCTCCTCTACCGCGACAAGATCAGCTCGCTGCCGGACTTCCTGCCGCTGCTGGAGAAGATCGCCTCCGAAGGCAAGTCGGTGCTGATCATCGCCGAGGACGTGGAGGGCGAGCCGCTCTCGACTCTCGTCGTGAACTCCATCCGCAAGACCATCAAGGCCGTTGCGGTCAAGGCCCCGTTCTTCGGGGATCGTCGCAAGGCGTTCCTGGAGGACCTGGCGGTCGTCACCGGCGCGACAGTGATCTCCTCCGACATCGGCATGTCCCTCGCCGAGACCGGACTCGACGCGCTCGGCTCGGTCCGCCGCGTGGTCGTGAGCAAGGACACGACGACCTTGGTCGAGGGTGCGGGCACCAAGGACGACATCGCCAAGCGTGCCGAGCAGCTCCGTCGTGAGATCGAGCAGAGCGATTCCGACTGGGACCGCGAGAAGCTGGCCGAGCGCCTGGCCAAGCTCGCCGGCGGCGTGGCAGTCATCCGCGTGGGCGCTGCCACCGAGACCGCGCTCAAGGAGCGCAAGCATCGCGTCGAGGATGCCGTGGCGGCGGCCAAGGCCGCAGTCGAGGAGGGCATCGTCATCGGCGGCGGCTCCGCGATCGTGCAGGCGGCGTCAGTGCTCGACGCGCTGGCGGCGGACCTGCCCGACGACGAGGCGCTCGGGGTGCGCGTCGTGCGTGACGCGGCCCGCGCCCCGCTCTATTGGATCGCCAGCAACGCGGGCGTCGACGGTGCCGTCGTGGTCGCGAAGGTGACCGAGTCCGATCAGGGCCTCGGCTTCAACGCAGCCACGCTCACCTACGGTGATCTGCTCGCCGACGGGATCATCGATCCCGTGAAGGTGACGCGATCGGCCGTGGTGAACGCGGCATCCGTCGCGCGGATGGTGTTGACCACCGAGACCGCGATCACGGACCGGCCCGAGGAGGCCCCGGCCGGCGGTCACGGTCACGCCCACTGA
- a CDS encoding MFS transporter, giving the protein MTQTHDLVITQRATDPSTAPPAPTDPATHITSASGWGSRTWLLLVVLAGALFLDGLDISMVGVALPSIGADLGMGQSQLQWIVSGYVLGYGGLLLLGGRTSDLIGRRRVFLIALGVFGVASVVSAVVDVDALIVALRFVKGVAAAFTVPAGLSIITTTFAEGPARNRAFSIYTVCGASGFSLGLVFGGLLTEISWRATLIFPGPVALLLLFAGLRVIPKIGAAPFRWAQFDVVGALTSTGALLLLVFGVVRAPEVGWASAVTIGTLVVSGILAVAFVLVERRHRHPLVRLGLLRSPLLVHANISAALMFGSYVAFQFVVTLYLQDSLGWSPLAMALGFLPAGLIVAASAIRMDRVLDRVPTPWLLVGGFAAFLGGYLWFARAEPGMAYADFLLPTIILLGIGFAVTFPSVTSQGTAGVDDAEQGLASGLVNTSVQVGGAVMMAVVTAILTSSDEPSGPGELLGGMSTAIWVVAGLSIVGLASAIAMATWSRKSRTQVLPGPVPALESPLAGGAD; this is encoded by the coding sequence ATGACCCAGACACACGATCTCGTCATCACTCAACGCGCCACCGATCCGTCCACCGCGCCGCCCGCACCGACCGACCCCGCAACGCACATCACCAGCGCCTCCGGGTGGGGCTCGCGTACCTGGCTGTTGCTGGTGGTCCTGGCCGGGGCGCTCTTCCTGGACGGCCTCGACATCTCGATGGTCGGTGTCGCGCTGCCGTCCATCGGCGCCGACCTCGGCATGGGGCAGTCGCAATTGCAATGGATCGTCAGCGGCTATGTCCTCGGCTACGGAGGACTGCTCCTGCTCGGCGGGCGGACCAGCGATCTGATCGGCCGGCGGCGCGTGTTTCTCATCGCTCTCGGCGTGTTCGGGGTGGCCTCGGTGGTCAGTGCGGTCGTCGACGTCGACGCCCTGATCGTCGCGCTCCGATTCGTCAAGGGCGTGGCCGCGGCATTCACCGTGCCGGCGGGCCTGTCGATCATCACCACCACTTTCGCGGAGGGGCCCGCGCGCAATCGGGCCTTCTCGATCTACACCGTCTGCGGTGCCAGCGGGTTTTCCCTCGGCCTGGTGTTCGGTGGCCTGCTGACCGAGATCTCCTGGCGCGCAACGCTGATCTTCCCCGGGCCGGTCGCGCTGCTGTTGCTGTTCGCGGGCCTGCGGGTGATCCCGAAGATCGGTGCCGCACCGTTCAGGTGGGCACAGTTCGACGTCGTCGGTGCGTTGACGAGCACGGGTGCACTGCTGCTGCTCGTCTTCGGGGTGGTGCGTGCACCCGAGGTCGGCTGGGCATCCGCGGTCACCATCGGGACCCTGGTCGTGTCCGGCATCCTCGCCGTCGCATTCGTCCTGGTGGAACGCCGGCATCGGCATCCGCTCGTGCGCCTCGGACTGCTGCGGTCGCCGCTGCTCGTGCATGCCAACATCTCGGCGGCCCTGATGTTCGGTTCGTATGTGGCGTTCCAGTTCGTGGTGACCCTGTACCTGCAGGATTCCCTTGGATGGTCGCCCCTCGCGATGGCGCTCGGATTTCTGCCTGCCGGCCTGATCGTCGCCGCCAGCGCCATCCGGATGGACCGCGTGCTGGATCGAGTGCCGACGCCCTGGCTGCTCGTCGGCGGATTCGCGGCTTTCCTGGGTGGCTACCTTTGGTTCGCACGAGCGGAGCCGGGAATGGCCTACGCCGACTTCCTGCTGCCGACGATCATCTTGCTCGGCATCGGTTTCGCCGTCACGTTCCCGTCGGTCACATCTCAGGGCACCGCGGGTGTCGACGACGCGGAGCAGGGACTTGCCTCGGGGCTGGTCAACACCAGTGTCCAGGTGGGCGGGGCGGTGATGATGGCGGTGGTCACCGCGATCCTCACGAGCTCAGACGAACCGTCCGGTCCCGGCGAGCTCCTGGGCGGGATGTCGACGGCGATCTGGGTTGTGGCGGGCCTGTCGATCGTCGGTCTCGCCAGTGCGATCGCGATGGCGACATGGTCGCGAAAGAGCCGTACGCAGGTGCTACCGGGCCCGGTACCGGCGCTCGAGAGCCCGCTCGCGGGCGGGGCCGACTGA
- a CDS encoding DUF5319 domain-containing protein, with protein MRDHLPPGLPPDPFADDPSDPASALDSVEPGIPLDENERMAVEEDLADLAVYEALLAHRGIRGLVVVCDDCHEDHYHDWDMLRANLLQLLIDGTVRPHEPAVDPRPDAYVTWDYCRGYADAHSHVDDER; from the coding sequence GTGCGTGACCACCTACCACCCGGCCTCCCGCCAGACCCGTTCGCTGATGACCCCAGCGATCCGGCCTCGGCGCTCGACTCGGTGGAACCCGGTATCCCGCTCGACGAGAACGAGCGGATGGCGGTCGAGGAGGATCTGGCCGACCTTGCGGTCTATGAGGCACTTCTCGCCCATCGCGGAATCCGCGGACTCGTCGTGGTGTGCGACGACTGCCACGAGGACCACTATCACGACTGGGACATGCTGCGCGCCAACCTGCTGCAGCTACTGATCGACGGAACCGTCCGGCCGCATGAGCCGGCGGTGGACCCGCGACCTGACGCCTATGTGACCTGGGATTACTGCCGTGGCTATGCGGATGCGCACAGTCACGTCGATGACGAACGCTGA
- the shbA gene encoding RNA polymerase sigma factor ShbA, translating into MKLTGVELDEAVRAAGHGDRAALTSVLESVQDPILRYCRGRIGVGERHLFSADDIAQEALMAVMTALPRYKDQGRPFMAFVYGIAAHKVADAMRVAGRVKADPVETLPEAVSFTGGPEQSALDADASRRMRALLTILPEKQREVLVLRLVVGLSAEETADAIGSTAGAVRVAQHRALAKLKDQLRKAGEVDERQA; encoded by the coding sequence ATGAAACTGACGGGTGTTGAGCTCGACGAGGCTGTCCGTGCCGCGGGGCACGGCGATCGCGCGGCGCTCACGTCAGTTCTCGAAAGTGTGCAGGACCCGATCCTGCGCTACTGCCGAGGGCGAATTGGAGTCGGAGAACGCCATCTGTTCTCCGCCGACGATATCGCGCAGGAGGCGTTGATGGCGGTGATGACAGCGCTGCCCCGGTACAAGGACCAGGGCAGGCCGTTCATGGCATTCGTCTACGGGATCGCTGCACACAAGGTGGCCGATGCCATGCGCGTGGCAGGCCGGGTCAAGGCCGATCCGGTGGAGACCTTGCCGGAGGCGGTGTCGTTCACGGGTGGACCCGAACAGTCGGCTCTCGACGCCGATGCGAGTCGCCGGATGCGCGCACTGCTGACGATCCTCCCGGAGAAGCAGCGTGAGGTGCTGGTCCTCCGACTCGTGGTCGGACTGTCGGCCGAGGAGACCGCCGATGCCATCGGCAGCACCGCAGGCGCGGTGCGGGTGGCCCAGCATCGCGCGCTGGCGAAGTTGAAAGACCAATTGAGGAAGGCAGGTGAGGTCGATGAACGACAAGCATGA
- a CDS encoding WhiB family transcriptional regulator produces the protein MPQPNLLPGPNADIWDWQMKGLCRGVESSMFFHPDGERGRARAQRERRAKEMCHQCPVIAQCREHALAVAEPYGIWGGLSESERSMLMKRGVGRRMAG, from the coding sequence ATGCCTCAGCCAAATCTTCTTCCCGGCCCGAACGCCGACATCTGGGACTGGCAAATGAAGGGTCTCTGCCGCGGAGTGGAATCCTCGATGTTCTTTCACCCCGACGGTGAGCGCGGCCGTGCGCGCGCCCAGCGGGAGCGCCGTGCCAAGGAGATGTGCCACCAGTGCCCGGTGATCGCCCAATGCCGTGAGCATGCCCTCGCGGTCGCCGAGCCCTACGGCATCTGGGGAGGACTCTCCGAATCCGAACGCAGCATGCTGATGAAGCGCGGTGTCGGACGCCGGATGGCCGGCTAG